The region TCGGCGACAGTTAAGAATCTCGGCTTTATGCGTATGGCAAAGATAGGAGTCAGTTACGTCAAAGCGCGCGCCAAACCGCTTCCCGAAGACTCTCTTGAAAACTTCTACGTAAATCGTTTTGGGCGAGAACTATATAACACCTTCTTTCGGGATTACACCGAAAAACTTTGGGGGATTTCTCCCAAACAGATTGCTCCAGACTGGGGTGCTCAACGGGTTAAGGGACTTTCTGTCACCGCTGTCTTGAAAGACGCTGTCACCAAACAGTTCAAAAAATCTGGTGGGGATATCTCACAGAAGGACACTGAGACGAGTCTTATCGAACATTTTCTCTACCCGAAGCATGGGCCGGGCCAGATGTGGGAGGTCGTCACGGACATCGTTATGAAGAAGGGCGGCGAAGTACATCAGAACTCCGTAATTACCAAACTTCATGCCGAAAAAGGAAAGATTGTAAGCGTGGACGTGCTTGATCTGAAGACCAACAAGGTAAAGAACGTCAAAGGAGACTACTTCTTTTCGACCATGCCTGTCAGGGAGCTCGTAGAATCCATCGATGGTGTCAATGTCCCGAAGAACGTCAAAGAAGTTGCCGACGGGTTACCATACCGGGACTTCATGACCGTTGGTCTGCTTGCTAAGAAACTGAAGATCAAGAATGAGACCGACCGCAAAACAAAACATAACATCATCCCCGATAACTGGCTATATATTCAGGAACCTGGTGTCAAAGTGGGTCGCATCCAAGTATTCAATAACTGGAGCCCATACCTTATCAAGAATCCCGATAATGTCTGGATAGGCCTGGAGTACTTTGTCAATGAGGGTGATGAGCTTTGGTCTAAAAAAGATAAAGATATGGTCGAGTTTGCTATCGATGAGCTTGTAAAAATCAAAGTGTTAGACAAGAAAGATGTTCTTGATAGCGTAGTCATTCGTTCCAAGAAGACCTATCCAGCTTACTTCGGGACATATAATCGATTCGATGAGATACGAAAGTTTACCGACAAATTTGAAAACCTCTACTTAGTCGGCAGGAATGGTCAGCACCGTTACAATAACCAAGACCACTCCATGCTCTCTGCCATGGAGGCCGTAGAAAACATTCGTACGGGACGCAAGGACAAAGAGAATGTCTGGAGCGTCAATGCTGAAAAAGAGTATCACGAATCTAAATAGGCGAAGTTCAAGATATGGTTGCCATCTCCCGCACCACTAGTCCAAGCAGGCGCAGTGCGACGGCCCAAAGCAGCAGCAAGAATCAACCTAGGGCCAGAGGCCTTATCAGATACGCATGGGCTTTATGGAATAAGCTGCCCGAGTCGTTTCGTTGGTTTGTCATCTGTCTGTTTGTTTCGCGCATTGTTCTTACGCTTGCCGGCTACTTCTTACTCCACATCGTTGACCTGATAACCATCAACGCCAATACCCTCTACCCGGCCTGGCAGATTTTTGGACCCCATAAAGACATTCTTGATGTCTGGTTTCGCTGGGACTCGGTCAACTACGTTGAGATAGCCAAGTACTGGTACGCTGGTGGTGGTTTCTTGCAGTTCTTCCCGGGCTACCCAGTCTTTATCTGGCTCTTCCACTTGGTCATTCCGAACTGGAAACTGGCCTCATTGGCGGCAGCAAACACACTTCTTCTAATCGCTGGCTGGTACTTCTGCAAGTTAATGTCGTTATGGGGAGTAGCAACGGAGAACCAACGGCGAGCTATCGTCTTCTTCTTCGCCATGCCGACCGCTTTCTTGCTCTCCAGCGCCTTATCGGAAAGTACTCTGTTGGCTTTTGCTTTGGCTGCTATCTACTATGCTTCTGCCAAAAGATGGTGGTTGGCTGGCCTCATGCTTCTTGTCGCGGCGGCGACCAGAAGCACTGGCATCTTTGTTGGTATCCCGCTTCTCGTTATTGCGTGGCAGCAAAGTCCACGTCGCTATCCCGCGATCATCAAGAGGGCGTTACAGTTAAGTCCGGCCCTACTTGGCTTCGGTGCGGTTATGTATATTTCAAAAGTTCGCAGCAGCCACTGGCTTACCTTTGCGACGATCCAGCGCACTGCATACGGGCTTCACTTGGTTAACCCATTGACCACCTTTCATCTCGGCTTTACGCTCCACCAACCGCAGTACCTATTTACCGTTACGCTCCTTACGTTCCTGGTCGGGTTCGTAGCGTTCATAGGGGTCTACTGGCTACGCAACCTCAGTCTCTGGCTCTTCTCCCTAACCCAGGTTGGGCCGCCCCTTTTGCTCGGAGTTAACATATTTTCGAGCAGTCTTCGTTACATCATCATGACTTTTCCGTTCCTCGGTCTCTTATTGGCAACGATTGCCAAGCCGAAATACGACAGTTTGCTCGTTATGTGCCTCATGATGATTCAGGTAATTGCCTTTGTTGCCTGGATTGCTAACTGGGGGATCATCATCTAACAACCCATGCCAGGTGGATGAGCGTGGTACTATGTCTGTATGAGAAAGCTCGTTCTTCTTACTTTTATCTCTCTCGATGGGGTGATGCAAGCCCCTGGTGGGCCGGAAGAAGACACCTCAGGAGGTTTTAAGTACGGCGGCTGGACTTTCCCGTACTTTGACGAGTTTCT is a window of Candidatus Saccharimonadales bacterium DNA encoding:
- a CDS encoding NAD(P)/FAD-dependent oxidoreductase — protein: MVKKKQTAVIIGAGPAGLTAAYEFVHKTDIKPVVFESSNQVGGIAKTVRYKGNRIDIGGHRFFSKSDVVMEWWHNILPIEQTDASKTFMLKYQGKTRELVGGNGVDPKKTDNVMLVRSRMSRIYYGGKFYNYPVKLESATVKNLGFMRMAKIGVSYVKARAKPLPEDSLENFYVNRFGRELYNTFFRDYTEKLWGISPKQIAPDWGAQRVKGLSVTAVLKDAVTKQFKKSGGDISQKDTETSLIEHFLYPKHGPGQMWEVVTDIVMKKGGEVHQNSVITKLHAEKGKIVSVDVLDLKTNKVKNVKGDYFFSTMPVRELVESIDGVNVPKNVKEVADGLPYRDFMTVGLLAKKLKIKNETDRKTKHNIIPDNWLYIQEPGVKVGRIQVFNNWSPYLIKNPDNVWIGLEYFVNEGDELWSKKDKDMVEFAIDELVKIKVLDKKDVLDSVVIRSKKTYPAYFGTYNRFDEIRKFTDKFENLYLVGRNGQHRYNNQDHSMLSAMEAVENIRTGRKDKENVWSVNAEKEYHESK